One Acutalibacter muris DNA window includes the following coding sequences:
- a CDS encoding retron St85 family RNA-directed DNA polymerase, with amino-acid sequence MDKERYLKKLEEALSESSSSIPESLACIRYASNLLTFDFPVIFDRTHLAHLLGIKPSDLSALIYSIDSYCYHEFHLAKKSGGMRVINIPSVDLKDIQRWILDNIISKMHISEFANGFCKGKSILTNALSHIDQECVINLDIKDFFPSVGIDRVFMLFKYYGYTKEVSFALAKLCTYRGILPQGSPASPAISNVICLKLDKRLSKLAESYNGVYSRYADDLTLSGTKNITQLIPTVIAIVEEEGFCVNAQKTHIAYAHERQKVTGLLVNEGKVRVSQKYKRRLRQEIYFCQKFGVSDHQKYCNENFQFFKEHLYGKAYFVSMVEPEVGNAFLEALDNIAWEY; translated from the coding sequence ATGGACAAAGAAAGATATTTAAAGAAACTTGAGGAGGCACTATCAGAATCCAGTTCTTCTATTCCAGAATCACTTGCTTGTATTAGGTACGCTTCAAACCTATTAACGTTTGACTTTCCGGTAATTTTCGACCGCACACATTTAGCGCATCTCCTAGGAATTAAGCCTAGTGATCTTTCGGCTCTGATTTACTCAATTGATTCATACTGCTATCATGAATTCCATTTAGCAAAAAAGTCTGGTGGCATGCGGGTGATAAATATTCCCTCTGTAGATTTGAAAGATATTCAAAGATGGATTTTGGATAATATTATTTCCAAAATGCATATTTCAGAATTTGCAAATGGATTTTGCAAAGGAAAGTCTATTTTAACCAACGCATTATCTCATATTGACCAAGAGTGCGTCATCAATCTTGATATTAAAGATTTCTTCCCTTCGGTAGGCATAGATCGTGTCTTTATGCTATTTAAATATTACGGGTACACAAAGGAAGTTTCTTTTGCTCTTGCAAAATTATGTACTTACCGGGGGATATTACCACAGGGTTCCCCTGCAAGTCCGGCTATTTCTAATGTTATATGTCTCAAACTGGATAAAAGACTAAGTAAGCTTGCAGAATCCTATAATGGAGTCTATTCAAGATATGCCGATGACTTAACTTTATCTGGTACAAAGAATATAACTCAACTGATTCCTACCGTAATCGCAATCGTGGAAGAAGAGGGGTTTTGTGTAAACGCACAAAAGACACATATTGCGTATGCTCATGAACGCCAAAAAGTTACTGGGCTCCTAGTTAATGAAGGGAAAGTCAGGGTTTCGCAGAAATACAAAAGAAGATTGCGTCAAGAAATATATTTTTGTCAAAAATTTGGAGTATCTGACCACCAGAAATATTGTAATGAAAATTTCCAATTTTTCAAAGAACATCTCTATGGTAAAGCTTATTTTGTTAGCATGGTAGAGCCCGAGGTGGGTAATGCTTTTCTTGAAGCGTTGGATAATATTGCATGGGAGTATTGA
- a CDS encoding phosphoribosyltransferase-like protein, producing MLTADQRYDIVSRCLMSWAPADDEKTTSFEENFDEWIEQISAEAQPIVIELLKDFEYFSQPKVNQFLKKLHNMLISIQDFDVHKAIFTYLPSKRGIDNSSIEYLLNYKKIHSISKFDVATNLETYTIVNKEVFKNKKHIVFIDDFCGSGRTFIDFIKGHLDILTGKTIYYVITYIMTEAIKNIQNEATERSLQVKILFCNQSDKAFDKHLFPEKTEVAREKFYQASLETGVKEDSIWGYSGSESLVSFYNDTPNNTLGLFWHDSPNYFSIFPRENACGENNKRPTPRSMKKQKTERNNQNYIAHKRSALNG from the coding sequence ATGCTTACTGCTGACCAGAGATATGATATAGTTTCTAGGTGCTTAATGAGTTGGGCTCCTGCTGATGATGAAAAGACAACTTCTTTTGAAGAAAATTTCGATGAATGGATTGAGCAAATTTCTGCAGAAGCACAGCCCATTGTAATCGAATTGCTAAAAGATTTTGAGTATTTCTCTCAGCCAAAAGTAAATCAATTTTTGAAGAAATTACATAACATGCTTATATCAATACAGGATTTTGATGTTCATAAAGCTATTTTCACTTATCTTCCCTCAAAACGGGGAATTGATAATAGCTCCATAGAATATCTTTTAAATTATAAAAAAATACACAGCATAAGCAAGTTTGATGTGGCCACAAACCTGGAAACATACACCATAGTGAACAAAGAAGTGTTCAAAAACAAAAAACATATTGTTTTTATAGATGATTTTTGCGGATCTGGCAGAACATTTATTGATTTTATAAAGGGCCACCTAGATATATTGACTGGAAAGACAATATATTATGTTATCACCTATATAATGACAGAAGCTATTAAGAATATCCAAAACGAAGCCACAGAAAGATCATTACAAGTAAAGATACTTTTCTGCAATCAGTCTGATAAAGCTTTTGATAAGCATTTGTTCCCTGAAAAGACAGAGGTGGCACGTGAAAAATTCTATCAGGCTTCATTGGAGACAGGTGTAAAAGAAGACTCGATTTGGGGATACTCTGGAAGTGAATCCTTGGTTTCTTTCTATAATGATACCCCTAATAATACTCTTGGCCTATTTTGGCATGACTCGCCCAACTATTTTTCAATATTCCCCCGAGAAAATGCGTGTGGTGAAAATAATAAGCGTCCTACACCGCGCTCAATGAAAAAACAAAAAACTGAACGTAATAATCAAAATTATATTGCGCATAAGCGGAGTGCATTGAATGGATAA
- a CDS encoding type II toxin-antitoxin system Phd/YefM family antitoxin, with translation MTVNTDILVPMTEANQNFSKVARLVDESGMAVILKNNKPRYVVVDFAEYDQIQSFQVQRWERVGAAADRLIAENLETFQELAK, from the coding sequence ATGACTGTTAATACAGATATTCTTGTCCCAATGACCGAGGCAAATCAGAATTTTTCCAAGGTGGCCCGGCTGGTAGACGAATCCGGTATGGCTGTTATACTCAAAAACAATAAGCCCCGCTATGTTGTAGTAGATTTTGCGGAATACGACCAAATCCAGAGTTTTCAAGTGCAGCGCTGGGAAAGAGTGGGCGCTGCCGCTGATCGTCTTATCGCAGAGAATCTGGAGACATTTCAGGAGCTTGCAAAATGA
- a CDS encoding nucleotidyltransferase family protein, with the protein MVFTEKGALMCQPEAVEILNEVFRQCQNIFPCEIRDAYLYGSYARGDYNNESGVDILLTVDLEPAEVSRYRNQISAISSDLSLAHEVTVSITVKSFDYFHRYSTTLPFYKNVLTEGIRYTTGADDPVRR; encoded by the coding sequence TTGGTTTTCACAGAAAAAGGAGCACTCATGTGCCAACCAGAAGCCGTTGAGATTTTGAATGAAGTATTCCGCCAATGCCAGAATATATTTCCTTGCGAAATCCGGGATGCCTACCTCTATGGTTCATATGCCAGAGGTGATTATAACAACGAATCTGGTGTTGATATTCTCCTGACTGTAGACCTAGAACCTGCAGAAGTTTCGCGCTATCGGAATCAGATTTCCGCTATTTCTAGTGACCTGAGTTTGGCACATGAAGTCACCGTCTCAATCACCGTGAAGTCGTTTGATTACTTTCATCGGTATTCCACAACACTTCCATTTTACAAAAATGTGTTGACCGAAGGAATACGCTATACTACGGGAGCCGACGATCCGGTGCGCAGATGA
- a CDS encoding DUF6414 family protein, with translation MKQFLYLDMEIINSIIAQTEQGLVTQKSAESDQSTQKSEEDKTHSEVQLGLSAGVSKLLKFVGNMNHSQEELLRTSDSSSSKDVVTKVIHDAAFDIARSYINPYNPELNDQSYDDVGNYLQLYRVFEFIDFEYLDKLFCDNGIIDLAKKSVAKQIHESAEKATEGLGREQLRKANAKFNAELKRTVSLSNQQYDDAATALKALRSVLPYRRMMLSSDGYLIPLDDRHFRIAPDSMGFRYGGEITCFGMVTNIIGADTDPCDNKNIFATLQFQVNELLRNLLPTQSENLCVLHPIAIYYGN, from the coding sequence ATGAAACAATTCTTATATCTGGATATGGAGATTATCAATTCTATCATTGCTCAGACAGAGCAGGGACTGGTAACACAAAAATCCGCAGAAAGTGATCAGTCGACTCAAAAAAGTGAGGAGGACAAAACACACTCAGAAGTTCAGCTTGGACTGTCAGCAGGTGTAAGCAAACTCCTTAAATTTGTAGGAAACATGAACCACTCTCAGGAAGAACTTCTTCGCACTAGTGACAGTTCATCGTCAAAAGATGTCGTAACAAAGGTGATACACGATGCCGCGTTTGATATTGCCCGTAGTTATATCAACCCGTATAATCCTGAACTTAACGATCAAAGTTATGATGATGTAGGTAATTATCTCCAATTATACAGAGTATTTGAATTTATTGATTTCGAGTATCTTGACAAACTTTTCTGCGATAACGGCATTATTGATTTGGCCAAAAAAAGCGTGGCAAAACAGATTCATGAATCTGCTGAAAAAGCGACTGAAGGTTTAGGTAGAGAGCAGCTACGTAAAGCAAACGCTAAATTTAATGCAGAGTTAAAAAGAACGGTTAGCTTATCTAACCAGCAATACGATGACGCTGCTACTGCACTTAAAGCATTACGAAGCGTGCTACCATATAGACGGATGATGCTTTCATCTGATGGATACCTTATTCCTTTGGACGATAGGCATTTCAGAATTGCCCCGGATAGTATGGGCTTTAGATATGGAGGCGAAATAACCTGTTTTGGCATGGTCACAAATATTATTGGAGCCGACACGGACCCATGTGATAATAAAAATATTTTTGCCACTCTACAATTCCAAGTTAATGAGCTATTGAGAAATTTGTTGCCTACCCAATCGGAAAATCTTTGTGTTCTGCATCCAATTGCTATTTATTATGGTAATTAA
- a CDS encoding nucleotidyltransferase family protein, which produces MSDKILTAEEIRLAILPLLKKYRAEKAILFGSYARNEADAKSDIDLLIIGGEDFIPTDVFCIADELYRTLDKSVDVYELCEINTGSDFHNRIFAEGVQIV; this is translated from the coding sequence ATGTCCGATAAGATTCTTACAGCCGAGGAGATTCGTCTAGCGATTCTCCCTTTGCTCAAGAAATACCGAGCTGAGAAAGCGATTCTGTTTGGCTCATATGCTAGAAACGAGGCTGATGCCAAGTCAGACATAGACCTCCTCATCATAGGCGGTGAGGATTTTATTCCCACTGATGTCTTTTGTATTGCTGACGAACTTTACCGTACCCTAGACAAAAGTGTAGACGTATACGAGTTATGTGAAATCAATACTGGTTCAGATTTCCACAATAGGATTTTTGCCGAGGGAGTGCAGATTGTATGA
- a CDS encoding DEAD/DEAH box helicase: MEMKSYQRRAIDDLSRYMELLNQAQDYAAAFSQFWQEKSAPALGHYQDILPGVPNLCFKVPTGGGKTFLACNALRPVFDALPMTKMKAVVWLVPSDAILSQTLKNLQDSSHPYRQAIDVAFGGRVTVYSKQELLSGQNFNITAVMEQLSIMVLSYDSFRGRSNEALKAYRENSSLAPMAKALGKPQQPIEKADDTALFQVINQLSPLVIVDESHHARSELSLDMLKDFNPCFVLELTATPKKNSNILSYVDAAQLKAANMVKLPVIVYNRDSQQEVITDAIDLRRNLERLAEAEQSKTGKYIRPIVLFQAQPKGKENSTTFEKLRDKLVDAGIPQEEIAIRTADINELKNVDLLSESCPIRYIITINALKEGWDCPFAYILASIANKTSPVDVEQILGRVLRLPHTCQHSQPSLNMSYVLTSSSDFDQTVKQIVRGLNHAGFTDRDYRMAEPPKPTAPPPVQTELPPPPLQEDSPSAEDEFLAFDGTQIAAELANRENNKGPEPASYQNTMLEEAEKVGETYNRTIEENAGDLFTQNFAWEVQEKVNTFPVKPEFAEDIKNLRIPQFFQVVPQSLFHEGTLELLEKEQLASGFTLKGKAYDIDFGSADDELVQVDVRTKEGSVPKVFKMSDADQRYFKEYFNSKPAENRVRMCKDIMFRQLNKLDIVDAAELREYLERIVNDMDKPQLAAMEKSPLGYAAKIRNKIDTLLTQHYMDTFHQWIETEKVICSPHYQLPSVIHPANSTSFLGGSLYQAEADMNELEQDLVMELTALSNVRWWHRNISRQGFCINGFIHHYPDIMVMTESGKVILVETKGGHLKNDDSQDKIELGKAWQYAAGSMYRYYMVFRDEENLLHGAVSMKQFLEVIRQL; the protein is encoded by the coding sequence GTGGAGATGAAGTCCTACCAGCGGCGGGCAATCGACGACCTGTCCCGCTATATGGAGCTGCTGAACCAGGCCCAGGACTATGCGGCGGCGTTTTCTCAGTTTTGGCAGGAGAAAAGCGCGCCCGCCCTGGGGCATTACCAGGATATTCTGCCCGGCGTGCCCAACCTCTGCTTTAAGGTGCCCACCGGCGGCGGAAAGACCTTCCTGGCCTGCAACGCCCTCCGCCCGGTTTTTGACGCGCTGCCCATGACGAAGATGAAGGCCGTGGTCTGGCTGGTCCCCTCCGACGCTATCCTCAGCCAGACTCTCAAGAACCTACAGGATTCCAGCCATCCCTACCGGCAGGCCATTGACGTGGCCTTTGGCGGGCGGGTGACGGTCTACTCCAAGCAGGAGCTTTTGAGCGGCCAGAATTTCAACATCACCGCCGTGATGGAGCAGCTCTCCATCATGGTGCTGTCCTACGATTCTTTCCGGGGCCGCAGCAACGAGGCGCTGAAAGCCTACCGGGAGAACAGCAGTCTCGCGCCCATGGCAAAGGCTCTGGGCAAGCCCCAGCAGCCCATCGAAAAGGCGGACGACACTGCTCTTTTCCAGGTTATCAACCAGCTTTCGCCCCTGGTGATCGTGGACGAGAGCCACCACGCCCGCTCGGAGCTGAGCCTGGATATGCTCAAGGACTTCAACCCCTGCTTCGTGCTGGAGCTGACCGCCACGCCCAAAAAGAACAGCAATATTCTGTCCTATGTGGACGCGGCGCAGTTAAAGGCCGCCAACATGGTCAAGCTGCCGGTGATTGTCTACAACCGGGACAGCCAGCAGGAGGTTATCACGGACGCCATCGACCTGCGGCGAAACCTGGAACGGCTGGCGGAGGCGGAGCAAAGCAAAACTGGCAAGTATATCCGCCCTATCGTGCTGTTCCAGGCCCAGCCGAAAGGCAAAGAGAACAGCACTACCTTTGAAAAGCTGCGGGACAAGCTGGTGGACGCGGGGATTCCCCAAGAGGAGATTGCTATCCGTACTGCCGATATCAATGAACTAAAGAATGTTGACCTGCTGTCGGAGAGCTGCCCCATTCGCTATATCATCACCATCAACGCGCTGAAAGAGGGCTGGGACTGCCCCTTTGCCTACATTCTCGCCTCCATCGCCAACAAGACCAGCCCGGTGGACGTGGAGCAGATTTTGGGGCGCGTCCTGCGCCTGCCCCACACCTGTCAGCACAGCCAGCCGTCCTTAAATATGTCCTATGTGCTCACTTCCTCCAGCGACTTTGACCAGACGGTGAAGCAAATCGTCCGGGGGCTGAACCATGCCGGGTTTACGGATAGAGACTACCGCATGGCCGAGCCGCCCAAACCTACCGCACCGCCGCCCGTTCAGACGGAACTTCCTCCTCCACCTTTGCAGGAGGATAGCCCCTCTGCGGAAGATGAGTTTTTGGCCTTTGACGGTACTCAGATAGCGGCAGAGTTGGCTAACCGGGAGAATAATAAGGGACCAGAGCCCGCTTCTTATCAGAATACTATGCTTGAGGAGGCGGAAAAAGTTGGCGAAACATATAACCGTACCATAGAGGAAAATGCCGGGGATTTGTTCACCCAAAATTTCGCGTGGGAGGTGCAGGAAAAAGTGAACACTTTCCCGGTGAAACCAGAATTTGCGGAGGATATTAAAAACCTGCGGATTCCTCAGTTCTTTCAGGTGGTTCCCCAATCGCTGTTCCACGAGGGAACGCTGGAATTGCTGGAAAAGGAGCAGCTTGCCAGCGGTTTTACGCTGAAAGGGAAGGCGTATGATATTGATTTTGGCTCGGCGGACGATGAGCTGGTGCAGGTAGATGTGCGCACAAAAGAGGGCAGCGTCCCAAAGGTTTTCAAGATGTCGGATGCCGACCAGCGCTATTTCAAGGAATACTTTAACTCCAAACCGGCGGAGAACCGGGTGCGGATGTGCAAGGACATCATGTTCCGTCAGCTGAACAAGCTGGACATCGTGGATGCTGCGGAGTTGCGGGAGTATTTAGAGCGAATCGTTAACGATATGGACAAGCCACAGTTGGCCGCCATGGAAAAGTCCCCATTAGGGTATGCGGCGAAAATTCGGAATAAGATTGATACACTTTTAACCCAGCATTATATGGACACCTTCCATCAGTGGATCGAAACGGAGAAAGTCATTTGCAGCCCCCACTATCAGCTGCCCTCGGTGATCCATCCCGCCAACAGCACCAGTTTCCTGGGCGGTTCCCTATATCAAGCTGAGGCGGATATGAACGAGTTGGAGCAGGATTTGGTTATGGAGCTGACTGCGCTGTCTAATGTCCGCTGGTGGCATAGAAATATCTCCCGGCAGGGGTTCTGTATCAACGGCTTTATCCATCATTACCCGGATATTATGGTTATGACAGAGAGCGGGAAAGTGATTCTTGTAGAGACAAAGGGCGGGCATCTGAAAAATGATGACAGCCAGGATAAAATTGAACTTGGAAAGGCTTGGCAGTATGCGGCGGGGAGTATGTACCGGTACTATATGGTTTTTCGGGATGAGGAGAATTTGCTCCATGGGGCGGTTAGTATGAAACAGTTTCTGGAAGTTATTCGGCAACTATAG
- a CDS encoding DUF6809 family protein, with amino-acid sequence MKILEEFWYGNIQPNERDIVPNSRFAKLLNLIAKNEESLAPMLSEDAKAVFEKLRNCQDELSSVSERDSFVLGFRLGARFMLEVMEDMDVPFIDG; translated from the coding sequence ATGAAGATTTTAGAAGAATTCTGGTACGGTAACATACAACCCAACGAGCGGGACATTGTACCAAACAGCCGGTTTGCTAAGCTGCTTAATCTCATCGCTAAGAACGAGGAGAGCTTGGCCCCCATGCTATCCGAGGACGCAAAGGCCGTGTTTGAAAAACTAAGAAACTGCCAAGACGAACTGTCCAGTGTGAGCGAACGCGATTCGTTTGTGCTGGGTTTTCGTTTGGGGGCAAGGTTTATGCTGGAGGTTATGGAGGATATGGATGTACCGTTTATTGATGGATAA
- a CDS encoding site-specific DNA-methyltransferase, translating to MPTLEWIGKEKVINHHQEVPFRVLERQYSFDENGQTASDNGSENMIIRGDNLEALKALLPRYEGRVKCIYIDPPYNTGNEGWVYNDNVNDPKIRKWLGEVVGKEGEDLTRHDKWLCMMYPRLKLLQKLLAEEGVIFISIDDNAQTLLRMICDEIFGVRNFLAQIVWQKRTSPDARRKVSAGHEYVCAYFKNVDCADSSINLLNFSESDKSKYKNPDNDPRGPWVSTDCTAQAGHGTKEQFYTMITPSGRVIELPDNLCWRFTKPRMDEEIAAGRIWFGSDGKGVPRKKTYLSEREGRNLWTWWPNSEVGHTQEATKEITTIFEKTATFDYPKPVRLIQRIIQIATKKDSIILDSFAGSGTTAHAVLNMNKADGGHRKFILVEMMDYAETITAERVRRVIKGYGQDKNAVEGTGGSFSFYELGEPLLIGENLNEAVGSEKIREYVWFTETKLPYAPTESENPYYLGANKGAAYYFYYEPQRVTVLDHEFLSGLRERGEITVIYADRCAISPEKLRELGIVFKKIPRDISRL from the coding sequence ATGCCCACCCTTGAATGGATCGGAAAAGAAAAAGTGATAAACCACCACCAGGAGGTCCCCTTCCGGGTGCTGGAGCGCCAATACAGCTTTGACGAAAATGGTCAGACCGCCTCGGATAACGGCAGCGAGAACATGATTATCCGGGGCGACAACCTGGAGGCGCTCAAGGCCCTGCTGCCCCGGTATGAGGGCCGGGTGAAGTGTATTTACATCGACCCGCCCTACAATACGGGCAACGAGGGCTGGGTGTACAACGACAATGTGAACGACCCCAAAATCAGGAAGTGGCTGGGCGAGGTGGTGGGCAAAGAGGGCGAGGACCTGACCCGGCACGACAAGTGGCTGTGCATGATGTACCCCCGGCTCAAGCTGCTGCAAAAGCTGCTGGCGGAGGAGGGGGTTATTTTTATTAGTATTGATGATAACGCTCAAACACTTTTGCGAATGATTTGTGATGAGATTTTTGGAGTTAGAAATTTTTTAGCGCAAATAGTATGGCAGAAACGCACATCTCCTGATGCCAGAAGAAAAGTGAGTGCAGGACATGAGTATGTCTGTGCATACTTTAAGAATGTGGATTGTGCTGATAGTTCGATTAATCTTTTGAACTTTAGCGAATCAGATAAGTCAAAATATAAGAATCCCGATAACGACCCTAGAGGCCCGTGGGTGTCTACCGACTGCACCGCACAGGCGGGGCATGGAACCAAAGAGCAATTCTATACCATGATAACTCCCAGTGGTCGTGTAATAGAACTTCCAGATAATTTGTGTTGGAGATTCACAAAGCCGCGTATGGATGAAGAAATTGCGGCAGGCCGCATTTGGTTTGGTTCTGATGGAAAGGGTGTTCCCAGAAAGAAAACATATCTTTCGGAAAGAGAAGGCCGCAATTTGTGGACGTGGTGGCCTAATAGCGAGGTGGGACATACTCAAGAGGCTACAAAAGAGATTACTACTATTTTCGAGAAGACTGCAACTTTTGATTACCCAAAACCCGTGCGTTTAATTCAGCGCATCATCCAAATTGCCACAAAAAAAGATTCCATCATCCTCGACAGCTTCGCCGGTTCCGGCACCACCGCCCACGCCGTTCTGAACATGAACAAGGCCGACGGTGGGCACCGCAAATTCATTTTGGTGGAGATGATGGACTACGCCGAAACCATCACCGCCGAGCGGGTTCGGCGGGTTATCAAGGGCTACGGTCAGGACAAAAACGCGGTAGAGGGCACCGGCGGCAGCTTCAGCTTTTATGAGCTGGGCGAGCCTTTGCTGATTGGCGAAAACCTCAACGAGGCGGTGGGCTCGGAGAAGATTCGGGAGTATGTCTGGTTCACCGAGACCAAGCTGCCCTATGCCCCGACAGAGAGTGAGAATCCCTATTATTTGGGCGCGAACAAGGGCGCCGCCTACTATTTCTACTATGAGCCCCAGCGCGTCACCGTGCTGGACCATGAGTTTTTGTCCGGTCTCCGCGAGCGGGGCGAGATCACCGTGATCTACGCCGACCGCTGCGCCATCAGCCCGGAAAAGCTCCGGGAGCTGGGCATTGTTTTCAAGAAGATACCCCGGGACATTTCCCGGCTGTAA
- a CDS encoding type II toxin-antitoxin system death-on-curing family toxin — protein sequence MICLTTDEVIRLHEKLLSATGGSPGLRDQGLLESAVWSADAAFGNVERYPSIEEKAARLSYALISNHAFVDGNKRIGILALLVTLDLNDVALQYSQTELIELGLAVANGQAKFDDILVWIYNHKLD from the coding sequence ATGATTTGTCTGACAACCGATGAAGTGATCCGTCTACACGAAAAACTGCTTTCAGCTACCGGCGGCAGTCCTGGCTTGCGGGATCAAGGCCTTTTAGAATCTGCCGTGTGGAGTGCAGATGCGGCGTTCGGCAATGTAGAACGGTATCCAAGCATAGAAGAGAAGGCTGCCCGCTTATCATATGCACTTATAAGTAACCACGCCTTTGTGGATGGTAACAAGCGTATTGGTATTCTTGCCTTGCTTGTCACACTGGATTTGAATGATGTGGCTCTGCAATATAGCCAAACCGAGTTGATAGAGCTTGGACTTGCCGTGGCGAATGGGCAAGCAAAGTTTGATGACATCCTTGTATGGATATATAATCACAAATTGGACTAA
- a CDS encoding IS5 family transposase (programmed frameshift) has translation MRKSYPSDISRKQFEEIREELSRVKKLTHPRSYDLYDIFCAVLYLLKEGCTWRAIPHDFPKWQNVRYHYDIWSNPDENGVSVLDRVLRKLVEAEREKNGRKAQTTMIIVDSKSIQNADTAEEKGYDAGKKLSGIKLHIGVDILGLPHAIMVTTANVTDRTGAIDMVDYYCDVTDHLSALKKIMADGGYTGETFANSIKDLSGAEVEVVKRNELHTFAVLPKRWIVERSFAWLDKCRRLWKNCERKLQNSFQMFSLAFIRLLLNRC, from the exons GTGAGGAAAAGCTATCCAAGTGACATCAGTCGGAAACAATTTGAAGAAATACGCGAGGAATTGTCCAGAGTCAAAAAGCTAACACATCCCAGAAGCTACGACCTGTATGACATATTTTGTGCAGTTTTGTATCTGTTGAAAGAAGGATGCACATGGCGAGCCATCCCACATGATTTCCCTAAATGGCAAAATGTGCGGTATCATTACGACATATGGTCAAATCCAGATGAAAATGGAGTCAGTGTTCTTGACAGGGTTTTACGCAAACTGGTGGAAGCAGAGCGGGAAAAAAACGGACGCAAGGCACAAACAACAATGATAATTGTCGATTCCAAAAGCATTCAAAATGCTGATACCGCAGAAGAAAAGGGCTATGACGCGGGGAAAAAGT TATCTGGGATAAAACTACATATTGGCGTGGACATTTTGGGGCTACCCCACGCAATTATGGTGACGACCGCCAATGTAACAGATCGAACCGGCGCAATTGATATGGTTGATTATTATTGTGATGTAACCGACCATCTGTCTGCGCTCAAAAAGATTATGGCAGATGGAGGCTACACCGGAGAAACATTTGCAAACTCAATCAAGGATCTTTCTGGTGCGGAGGTTGAGGTCGTTAAGCGCAACGAGCTCCATACTTTTGCTGTCCTGCCAAAGCGCTGGATTGTGGAGCGCTCTTTTGCCTGGCTCGACAAATGTCGGAGACTCTGGAAAAACTGCGAACGTAAATTACAGAACTCTTTTCAAATGTTTTCTCTTGCCTTTATTCGTCTGCTCTTAAATAGATGCTAA